GCTTCCACGTGGGCATCCGGCAGCCAGGTGTGGACCGGGAACATCGGCACCTTGACCGCGAAGGCGATCAGGAAGGCGAAGAAGATCCAGGTCTGTTCCTTGGCCGACAGCGGCAGCGCGTACAGGTCGGCCAGCTGGAAGCTGCCGCCCTTCAGGTACAGGTAGATCAGCGCCACCAGCATCAGCACCGAGCCGAGGAAGGTGTACAGGAAGAACTTCAGCGCGGCGTAGATGCGACGCGGGCCACCCCAGACACCGATGATCAGGAACATCGGGATCAGCATCGCCTCGAAGAACACGTAGAACAGCATCGCGTCCGTGGCCGAGAAGATACCGACCGTGACGCCTTCCAGGATCAGGAAGGCCGCCACGTACTGGTTCACGCGCTTGTCGATGGCGCTCCAGGCGCCGATCAGGGCAAGCACGCTGACCAGGGTGGTCAGCAGGATCAGCGCCACGGCAATGCCGTCCACGCCCAGGTTGTAGCCGATCTTGTACGCCGGGATCCAGGCATGGGTCTCGACGAACTGCAGACCGTCGACGCCCGCGTTGTAGCCGCTCAGCAGCGAGAGGCTCGCCACGAAGGTCAGCACCGCTACGCCCAGAGACGCCCAGCGGGCGGTCTGCGCATCACGGATCGCAAGGATCAGGGCGCCACCGAGGATCGGCAGCCAGATGAGGACACTGAGTAGAGGCCAGTTCGACACGTCTTCTTATTCCGTACAGGTCATCAACGCAGGTAATGCATCAGCACGCCCAGCAGGGCAATCAGGCCGATGATCATCGCGAAGGCGTAGTGATAGAGGAAACCGGATTGGGTACGACGCAGCACGCCGGCTGCGACGTCCACAACACGTGCCGAGAGATTGACCACGCCGTCGACGATGTTGCTGTCGATCCAGCGCGAGACCTTGCCCAGCTTGACGCTGCCACCGGCAAAGCCATCGATCCACAGCTTGTCGAAGCCGTACTTGTTTTCCAGCACCGACACCAGCGGGGCGAAGGTCTTGCGAGCCTTGCCCGACAGGTCCGGCTTCCACAGGTAGAACAGTGCGGCCAGCAGGAAGCCCGCAACGGTCAGCATGAACGCCGGAGCCATCATGCCGTGCAGCGCGAAGGCGACCGGGCCGTGGAACTCTTCACCCAGGAAGCCGATGGTGTTCTTGGCCGGATCGTAGAAGTCCACGACGCCGGTGAAGAACGTATGCGCCTGGCCCTTGATGGCATCGTGCGCATGGTTGCCGGCCCAGTCGGTGCCGTACAGCATCGGACCGATGCTGAAGAAACCGATGGCGATTGACGGAATGGCCAGCAGGATCAGCGGCAGGGTCACCACCCACGGGGTTTCGTGCGGCTCATGCGGACCGTGGCCATGGCCGTGGTCGTCGTGATGCGCATCGCCGTGGTGAGCGTCGGCGGCATGGTGATCGTCATGACCATGATCGTCATGCGCGTCGCGGAAGCGCTCCTTGCCGTGGAAGGTCAGGAACAGCAGGCGGAAGCTGTAGAAGCTGGTGACGATCACGCCACCCAGCACCGCCCAGTAGCCGTACGTGGCCACCCAGTTGTTGGACAGGTGCGCGTGCAGCTCGGCCGCCTCGATGATGGTGTCCTTCGAGTAGAAGCCGGAGAAGAACGGTGTACCGACCAGTGCCAGGGTACCGATCCACATGGTGACGAAGGTGATCGGCATGTACTTGCGCAGGCCGCCCATCTTGCGCATGTCCTGCTCGTGGTGCATCGCGATGATGACCGAGCCGGCACCCAGGAACAGCAGCGCCTTGAAGAAGGCGTGGGTCATCAGGTGGAACACGGCGGCCGAATAGGCCGACACGCCCAGGGCGACGGTCATGTAGCCCAGCTGCGACAGCGTGGAGTACGCAACGACGCGCTTGATGTCGTTCTGCACGATGCCGATCAGGCCGGTGAAGAACGCGGTGGTGGCACCGATGAACAGCACGAAGTTCAGCGCGGTCTGCGACAGCTCGAACAGCGGCGACATGCGGGTGACCATGAAGATACCTGCGGTCACCATCGTCGCGGCGTGGATCAGTGCCGAGATCGGGGTCGGGCCTTCCATCGAGTCCGGCAGCCACACGTGCAGCGGAACCTGGGCCGACTTGCCCATGGCACCGATGAACAGGCAGATGCAGATGACGGTTGCGATCGACCAGATCACCGGCTCGTTCAGCAGCTGCATGCCCAGGATGGTGCCGTCCCAGATCTGCAGCTGGGCGCGCGGGTCGGCAAGCATGCCGGCCTGCGAGAACACCTGCGAGTAGTCCAGGGTGCCGAACACCCACAGCACGCCGGCGATGCCCAGCAGGAAGCCGAAGTCACCGACGCGGTTGACCAGGAACGCCTTCATGTTGGCGAAGATCGCGGTCGGGCGCTTGAACCAGAAGCCGATCAGCAGGTACGACACCAGGCCCACCGCCTCCCAGCCGAAGAACAGCTGCAGGAAGTTGTTGCTCATCACCAGGGTGAGCATCGAGAAGGTGAACAGCGAGATATAGCTGAAGAACCGCTGGTAGCCCGGATCGTCCTGCATGTAGCCGATCGTGTAGATGTGGACCAGCAGCGACACGAAGGTCACCACCACCATCATCATCGCGGTCAGCTTGTCGACCATGAAACCGACGTGGGCCGAGTACTGGCCGACTTCGAAGAACGTGTAGATGTTCTGGTTGAACGGCTGCGCCCCGCCCCACAGCAGCTGGTAGAGCGTGTACATCGACAGGCCGCAGGCAACCGCGACGCCGAGGATGGTGATGGTCTGCGCGCCGAAGCGCTTGACCTGGCGACCGAACAGGCCGGCGATGATGCTGCCGAACAGCGGTGCAAGCACCACTGCGATCAACAGACTCTTGGAGAGAGTGATTTCCATCTGTGGATCAGCCCTTCAACGAATCGACTTCGCCGACATTGATCGTGCGGCGGGTACGGAACAGGGTCACCAGGATCGCCAGGCCGATGGCGGCTTCCGCGGCGGCGACGGTCAGGATGAAGAACACGAACAGCTGGCCGGACGGATCGCCCAGCTGACGCGAGAAGCCGACGAAATTGATGTTCACCGACAGCAGCATCAGTTCGATCGACATCAGCAGGACGATGACGTTCTTCCGGTTGAGGAAGATGCCGGCCAGGCTGATGGCGAACAGCACCGCGCCCAGCGCAAGGATGTGGCCAAGGGTAATCACGGCTGGGTCTCCTCGCCGGCGGCCGGCTTGCTGTTGCTGTGCACGACCGGCGCTTCGGCGCCCATCTTGACCATGCGCAGGCGCTGACCGGCCTTGACCATGGTCTGCTCACCCGGGTTCTGGCTCTTCACGCCGGTACGGCGGCGCAGGGTCAGCATCACGGCGGCAACCACGGCCACGGTCAGGATGACCGCGGCGAACTCGAACGGCAGCAGGTACTCGGTGAACAGCGTACGCGCCAGCCAGGTGACGTTGGAGCTGTCGGCAGCGACTGCGGCGGCGTTGTCGGCCGGGAACGGGTTGACCGCCCTGCCCTTCACGCCGATCAGGATCAGCATCTGCACCAGCATCGCCACGGCAACAATAAGACCGACCGGCAGGTAGCGGACCCAGCCCTCACGCAGCTTGGTGGGATCGATGTCCAGCATCATCACCACGAACAGGAACAGCACCATCACCGCACCGACATAGACCAGCACCAGCGCCACGCCGAGGAACTCGGCGCCGACCAGCAGCCACACGCAGGCGATGGAGAAGAAGGTCAGCACCAGGCAGAGCACGGCGTGAACCGGGTTGCGCACGCTGATCACCGCACCGGCCGAAACCGTTGCCGCGATGGCGAACACCCAGAAAGCGATATTTACCCAATCCATCTCTCGACCTCAGCGGTAAGCGGCATCGGCGGCGCGACGCTCGGCGATCTCGGACTCGAGACGGTCGCCCAGGGCCAGCAGCTGCGGCTTGGTAACGATGTTTTCGCCACGATTCTCGAAGTGGTACTCGAGGATGTGGGTTTCGACGATCGAGTCCACCGGGCAGCTTTCTTCGCAGAAGCCGCAGAAGATGCACTTGAACAGATCGATGTCATAGCGCGTGGTACGGCGGGTGCCGTCTTCGCGCTTGGCCGAGTCGATGGTGATGGCCAATGCAGGGCACACCGCTTCGCACAGCTTGCAGGCGATGCAGCGCTCTTCACCGTTGGGGTAACGGCGCAGGGCGTGCAGGCCACGGAAGCGCGGCGACTGCGGGAACTTCTCCATCGGGTACATCATCGTGTACTTGGGCTTGAAGCTGTACTTCAGCGTCAGCCAGAGGCCGCCCAGCAGTTCGAGCAGCAGCAGGCTCTTGAAGTAATGGGTAATCCTGTTCATCACTTAGACGCCCTTTTGAATCACGCCGAAGAACACCATGACGGCGGTAACCGCGATCCACAGAATGGCCAGCGGGATGAAGACCTTCCAGCCCAGGCGCATGATCTGGTCATAGCGGAAGCGCGGGAAGCTGGCACGGAACCAGATGTAGGCACTGGCGAAGAAGAACACCTTGACGAACAGCCACGGTGCACCGCCCTTCCAGATCCAGTCGACCAGCGGCGAGACGTCGCCGAAGTTGACCCAGCCCTGGATCGGGCTCAGCCAGCCGCCAAGGAAGAAGATCGAGATCAGGAAGCTGATCAGGATCATGTTGGCGTACTCGGCCAGGAAGAACAGCGCGAACGCACCGCCCGAGTACTCGACCATGTGGCCAGCCACGATTTCCGACTCGCCTTCCACCACGTCGAACGGCGCGCGGTTGGTTTCCGCCACACCCGACACCCAGTAGATGACGAACAGAGGGAACAGCGGCAGCAGGAACCAGTCGAAGAAGCCGGAGCTGCCGGCCTGCGCCATCACGATGTTGCTCAGGTTCAGGCTGCCCGACGCAATCATCACGCCGACCAGGGCGAAGCCCATGGCGATTTCGTAGCTGATCATCTGCGCCGAGGCGCGCATCGCACCCAGGAACGCATACTTCGAATTGGATGCCCAACCGGCCAGGATGATGCCGTAGATGCCCAGCGAGGTCATCGCCAGCAGGTACAGCAGGCCGGCGTTGGCGTTGGACAGCACGATCTGCGAATCGAAGGGGACCACCGACCAGGCCGCGAAGGCCGGAGCCAGGGTGATCAGCGGTGCCAGCAGGTAGATCGCCTTGTTGGCGCTGCTCGGCTGGACCACTTCCTTGAACAGCAGCTTGAAGACGTCGGCGAAGGCCTGGAAGATGCCCATGCCCACGTACATCGGGCCGTGGCGGACGTGCATCCAGCCGATCAGCTTGCGTTCCCAGACCACGTAGAAGGCCACCGAGATGATCACCGGAACGGTGATCACCAGGATCTTCAGGATGATCCAGATCAGCGCGCCGATGTCACCAAGGCCAAGCAGCCACTGGTGCAGCGGGTCGACCGCGTTCAACAGCAATTCGTTCATGCAGCCACCACCGTTACGCGAGCGGCACCCAGCGGCGCGGTCGCGCCGTGGCCCGATTCAATCCAGACCGAACCCGCAGCGACGCAGGCGTCGACCACCACCGGCAGGGTGGCCTTGCCGGCATCGGTGCCGACCTTGGCCATCTGCCCTTCCTGCAGCTGCAGGCGAGCGGCATCTTCAGCGTTCAGCACGATGCGCGGGGCGTTGTTGAGCGGATGCGACTGCAGTGCCGGGGCGCGACGGACCACCGCATCGGTGCGGTAGATCGCGGCGGTCGAAGCCACTTCC
This portion of the Stenotrophomonas sp. WZN-1 genome encodes:
- a CDS encoding NADH-quinone oxidoreductase subunit J; the encoded protein is MDWVNIAFWVFAIAATVSAGAVISVRNPVHAVLCLVLTFFSIACVWLLVGAEFLGVALVLVYVGAVMVLFLFVVMMLDIDPTKLREGWVRYLPVGLIVAVAMLVQMLILIGVKGRAVNPFPADNAAAVAADSSNVTWLARTLFTEYLLPFEFAAVILTVAVVAAVMLTLRRRTGVKSQNPGEQTMVKAGQRLRMVKMGAEAPVVHSNSKPAAGEETQP
- the nuoH gene encoding NADH-quinone oxidoreductase subunit NuoH — translated: MNELLLNAVDPLHQWLLGLGDIGALIWIILKILVITVPVIISVAFYVVWERKLIGWMHVRHGPMYVGMGIFQAFADVFKLLFKEVVQPSSANKAIYLLAPLITLAPAFAAWSVVPFDSQIVLSNANAGLLYLLAMTSLGIYGIILAGWASNSKYAFLGAMRASAQMISYEIAMGFALVGVMIASGSLNLSNIVMAQAGSSGFFDWFLLPLFPLFVIYWVSGVAETNRAPFDVVEGESEIVAGHMVEYSGGAFALFFLAEYANMILISFLISIFFLGGWLSPIQGWVNFGDVSPLVDWIWKGGAPWLFVKVFFFASAYIWFRASFPRFRYDQIMRLGWKVFIPLAILWIAVTAVMVFFGVIQKGV
- the nuoI gene encoding NADH-quinone oxidoreductase subunit NuoI → MNRITHYFKSLLLLELLGGLWLTLKYSFKPKYTMMYPMEKFPQSPRFRGLHALRRYPNGEERCIACKLCEAVCPALAITIDSAKREDGTRRTTRYDIDLFKCIFCGFCEESCPVDSIVETHILEYHFENRGENIVTKPQLLALGDRLESEIAERRAADAAYR
- the nuoK gene encoding NADH-quinone oxidoreductase subunit NuoK, giving the protein MITLGHILALGAVLFAISLAGIFLNRKNVIVLLMSIELMLLSVNINFVGFSRQLGDPSGQLFVFFILTVAAAEAAIGLAILVTLFRTRRTINVGEVDSLKG
- the nuoL gene encoding NADH-quinone oxidoreductase subunit L, which translates into the protein MEITLSKSLLIAVVLAPLFGSIIAGLFGRQVKRFGAQTITILGVAVACGLSMYTLYQLLWGGAQPFNQNIYTFFEVGQYSAHVGFMVDKLTAMMMVVVTFVSLLVHIYTIGYMQDDPGYQRFFSYISLFTFSMLTLVMSNNFLQLFFGWEAVGLVSYLLIGFWFKRPTAIFANMKAFLVNRVGDFGFLLGIAGVLWVFGTLDYSQVFSQAGMLADPRAQLQIWDGTILGMQLLNEPVIWSIATVICICLFIGAMGKSAQVPLHVWLPDSMEGPTPISALIHAATMVTAGIFMVTRMSPLFELSQTALNFVLFIGATTAFFTGLIGIVQNDIKRVVAYSTLSQLGYMTVALGVSAYSAAVFHLMTHAFFKALLFLGAGSVIIAMHHEQDMRKMGGLRKYMPITFVTMWIGTLALVGTPFFSGFYSKDTIIEAAELHAHLSNNWVATYGYWAVLGGVIVTSFYSFRLLFLTFHGKERFRDAHDDHGHDDHHAADAHHGDAHHDDHGHGHGPHEPHETPWVVTLPLILLAIPSIAIGFFSIGPMLYGTDWAGNHAHDAIKGQAHTFFTGVVDFYDPAKNTIGFLGEEFHGPVAFALHGMMAPAFMLTVAGFLLAALFYLWKPDLSGKARKTFAPLVSVLENKYGFDKLWIDGFAGGSVKLGKVSRWIDSNIVDGVVNLSARVVDVAAGVLRRTQSGFLYHYAFAMIIGLIALLGVLMHYLR